Proteins encoded by one window of Halorussus salinus:
- a CDS encoding type 1 glutamine amidotransferase: MSRLRIAFVNAAHEGADTRRNFRRELDADLVEFDATGGELPETTDFDGVVVSGSRSSVYWDEEWIEPTKEWVGEAIDAGLPCLGVCWGHQLLADVLGGEVADMGEYEIGYREVGHTGDSRLFDGVDDEFTVFTTHSDAVMELPPGAEEIAANDYSNHGFRKGRVFGVQFHPEYDAETAESVTKGKDLADERIESVLAGITDENYRAACEAKLVFENFCDFAREVRERDAESDGETVSA; this comes from the coding sequence ATGAGTCGATTGCGAATCGCGTTCGTCAACGCCGCCCACGAGGGCGCGGACACCCGGCGGAACTTCCGGCGGGAGTTGGACGCCGACCTCGTGGAGTTCGACGCGACCGGCGGCGAGTTACCCGAGACCACCGACTTCGACGGCGTGGTCGTCTCGGGTTCGCGGTCGTCGGTGTACTGGGACGAGGAGTGGATAGAACCGACCAAGGAGTGGGTCGGCGAGGCCATCGACGCCGGACTCCCGTGTCTCGGGGTCTGTTGGGGCCACCAACTCCTCGCGGACGTGCTGGGCGGCGAGGTCGCCGACATGGGCGAGTACGAAATCGGCTACCGCGAGGTCGGACATACCGGCGACTCGCGGCTGTTCGACGGCGTTGACGACGAGTTCACCGTCTTCACGACCCACTCCGACGCCGTGATGGAACTCCCGCCGGGCGCGGAAGAAATCGCCGCGAACGACTACTCGAACCACGGCTTCCGGAAGGGCCGCGTGTTCGGCGTACAGTTCCACCCCGAGTACGACGCCGAGACCGCCGAGTCGGTGACGAAGGGCAAGGACCTCGCCGACGAGCGCATCGAGTCGGTCCTCGCGGGCATCACCGACGAGAACTACCGGGCGGCCTGCGAGGCGAAACTCGTCTTCGAGAACTTCTGTGACTTCGCCCGCGAGGTCCGCGAGCGCGACGCCGAGAGCGACGGCGAGACCGTCTCGGCGTAG
- a CDS encoding NAD-dependent epimerase/dehydratase family protein has translation MPQRTVVVTGGLGRSGRWIADLLADEEWRVVCVDQTHPGWEIDARENLDFRAADLTDRGEALDLLADLDPDAVVHWAALPSPTRHAGGRVFETNVLAAYNVLVGAGRAGARVAWASSESAYGYAFAEEDRLPDRLPIREADALRPEDPYGTSKVVGEEVAEMVTRRFGVPVASVRSSWIQYPGEYACVEGRDDLAAGAGNFWSYVDVRDVASIVSAAVEADFSGHEAFHAAAADTYLERPIEEALEEYFGELPDDCNVAGDESALSVEKADEVLDWQPDYSWREAADEAVAGPELVRED, from the coding sequence ATGCCACAGCGAACTGTCGTCGTGACCGGCGGTCTCGGCCGCTCCGGGCGCTGGATAGCCGACCTCCTCGCCGACGAGGAGTGGCGGGTCGTCTGCGTGGACCAGACCCACCCCGGTTGGGAAATCGACGCGCGCGAGAACCTCGATTTCCGGGCGGCCGACCTCACCGACCGTGGCGAAGCACTGGACTTGCTGGCGGACCTCGACCCCGACGCCGTGGTCCACTGGGCGGCCCTGCCCTCGCCGACGCGCCACGCCGGGGGCCGGGTCTTCGAGACGAACGTGCTGGCGGCGTACAACGTCCTCGTGGGCGCAGGTCGGGCGGGCGCGCGGGTCGCGTGGGCCTCCAGCGAGAGCGCGTACGGCTACGCCTTCGCCGAGGAGGACCGCCTCCCCGACCGATTGCCGATTCGGGAGGCCGACGCCCTGCGCCCCGAGGACCCCTACGGCACCTCGAAGGTCGTCGGCGAGGAGGTCGCCGAGATGGTGACCCGTCGGTTCGGGGTCCCGGTCGCGTCGGTTCGCTCGTCGTGGATTCAGTACCCCGGCGAGTACGCGTGTGTCGAGGGCCGCGACGACCTCGCCGCGGGCGCGGGCAACTTCTGGTCGTACGTGGACGTTCGGGACGTTGCGAGCATCGTGTCCGCCGCCGTAGAGGCCGACTTTTCGGGCCACGAGGCGTTCCACGCCGCGGCCGCGGACACCTATCTAGAGCGACCCATCGAGGAGGCGCTGGAAGAGTACTTCGGCGAGTTGCCCGACGACTGCAACGTGGCGGGCGACGAGTCGGCCCTCTCCGTCGAGAAGGCCGACGAGGTGCTGGACTGGCAACCCGACTACTCGTGGCGCGAGGCCGCCGACGAGGCAGTCGCGGGACCGGAGTTGGTTCGGGAGGACTGA
- a CDS encoding 60S ribosomal export protein NMD3 — MTTDAREFCPNCGDPMEVDPAERTPLPDAAGKRGKEQKLCDSCYFDRFDLVDAPDRIEVLVCARCGAVHRGNRWVDVDARDYTDVAIEEVSEALGVHLDAYDVSWQVDPEQVDQNTIRMHCHFSGIVRETFVEEEVVVPVKISRQTCTRCGRIAGDYYASTVQVRARDRDPTTEEVERAEEIAHEIVEKMEETGDRNAFVTEVSETDDGVNIKVSTTNIGKKIAAKMIEEFGGEYSDSETLVTEDEDGEEVYRVTYAVHLPPYSPGEIIDLKDDDGGPVLVRSVRGNLKGTRLTTGEDYEAGYEVGDAPEARRLGRLEDAEETTLVAVEDERAVQVLDPETYRTKTIARPEFMDTDAETVPVLKSRAGLHVVPDEDDGE; from the coding sequence ATGACTACCGACGCCCGCGAGTTCTGTCCGAACTGCGGGGACCCCATGGAAGTGGACCCCGCCGAGCGGACGCCCCTGCCCGACGCCGCCGGGAAGCGCGGCAAGGAGCAGAAGCTCTGCGACTCGTGTTACTTCGACCGATTCGACCTCGTGGACGCGCCCGACCGCATCGAGGTGCTGGTCTGTGCGCGGTGCGGGGCGGTCCACCGCGGCAACCGCTGGGTGGACGTGGACGCCCGCGACTACACGGACGTTGCCATCGAGGAGGTAAGCGAAGCCCTCGGCGTCCACCTCGATGCCTACGACGTGTCGTGGCAGGTGGACCCCGAGCAGGTGGACCAGAACACCATCCGGATGCACTGTCACTTCTCGGGCATCGTGCGCGAGACGTTCGTGGAGGAGGAGGTCGTCGTCCCGGTCAAAATCTCCCGGCAGACCTGCACGCGCTGTGGGCGCATCGCGGGCGACTACTACGCCAGCACGGTCCAAGTCCGGGCACGCGACCGCGACCCGACGACCGAGGAGGTCGAGCGCGCCGAGGAGATCGCCCACGAAATCGTCGAGAAGATGGAGGAGACCGGCGACCGCAACGCCTTCGTCACCGAGGTCAGCGAGACCGACGACGGCGTGAACATCAAGGTCTCGACCACGAACATCGGGAAAAAGATTGCCGCCAAGATGATAGAGGAGTTCGGCGGCGAGTACTCCGATTCCGAGACGCTCGTGACCGAGGACGAGGACGGCGAGGAGGTGTACCGCGTGACCTACGCCGTCCACCTGCCGCCGTACTCGCCCGGCGAGATAATCGACCTGAAAGACGACGACGGCGGGCCGGTCCTCGTTCGGAGCGTTCGCGGGAATTTGAAGGGGACCAGACTCACCACCGGCGAGGACTACGAGGCCGGGTACGAGGTCGGCGACGCGCCCGAAGCTCGGCGACTCGGCCGCCTCGAAGACGCCGAGGAGACCACCCTCGTCGCGGTCGAAGACGAGCGCGCGGTGCAGGTGTTGGACCCCGAGACCTACCGGACCAAGACCATCGCGCGGCCCGAGTTCATGGACACCGACGCCGAGACGGTGCCGGTGCTGAAGAGTCGCGCGGGGCTTCACGTCGTGCCGGACGAGGACGATGGAGAGTAA
- a CDS encoding class I SAM-dependent methyltransferase, with translation MESNPTREMDGDSDTGPHLAAVVRKPDSETTIAALQEEGVYDETRKVRERDDRLVELPVTDPPSETDVLDVVEQVEPERRLPDLEAHLREMGWTDDEIARAPSSWAVVGSVLLVTFGDEEGGADDSSGDDEDGRGIEREEVGEALLALHGEADTVLANEGVSGDHREPSVSVVAGAGDTETVHTEHGTRYALDLAEVMFSPGNKAERARMGEAVEPGERVFDMFAGIGYFTLPMARAGANVTAVERNPAAFRYLIENAMLNDVSERVSAFRADCRDVDVDPRADRVVMGYYDAHDYLDSALAALAPGGVVHMHEATPDDLLWDRPVSRLRDAAADAGREIEVLDRRTVKSHSEGVWHVVVDARVE, from the coding sequence ATGGAGAGTAACCCGACGAGAGAGATGGACGGCGACAGCGATACCGGACCGCATCTCGCCGCGGTCGTCCGCAAGCCCGACAGCGAGACGACCATCGCGGCCCTGCAGGAGGAAGGCGTCTACGACGAGACCCGGAAGGTCCGGGAACGCGACGACCGACTGGTCGAACTCCCCGTCACCGACCCGCCGAGCGAGACCGACGTGCTGGACGTGGTCGAACAGGTCGAACCGGAGCGACGCCTGCCGGACCTCGAAGCACACCTCCGCGAGATGGGGTGGACCGACGACGAGATAGCCCGCGCGCCGAGTTCGTGGGCGGTCGTCGGGAGCGTCCTCCTCGTCACCTTCGGCGACGAGGAGGGCGGCGCGGACGATTCCTCCGGCGACGACGAGGACGGGCGGGGCATCGAGCGCGAGGAGGTCGGTGAAGCCCTCCTCGCGCTCCACGGCGAGGCCGACACCGTGCTGGCCAACGAGGGCGTCTCGGGCGACCACCGCGAACCCTCCGTCTCGGTCGTGGCGGGCGCGGGCGACACCGAGACGGTCCACACCGAACACGGCACCCGGTACGCCCTCGACCTCGCGGAGGTCATGTTCTCGCCGGGCAACAAGGCCGAGCGCGCCCGGATGGGCGAGGCGGTCGAACCCGGCGAGCGCGTCTTCGACATGTTCGCGGGCATCGGCTACTTCACCCTGCCGATGGCCCGCGCCGGAGCGAACGTGACCGCCGTCGAGCGCAACCCCGCGGCGTTCCGCTACCTGATAGAGAACGCGATGCTCAACGACGTGTCCGAGCGCGTCTCGGCGTTCCGGGCGGACTGCCGCGACGTAGACGTTGACCCCCGCGCCGACCGCGTGGTGATGGGTTACTACGACGCCCACGACTACCTCGATTCGGCGCTCGCGGCGCTGGCCCCCGGCGGCGTCGTCCACATGCACGAAGCGACCCCCGACGACCTCCTGTGGGACCGGCCGGTCTCGCGCCTGCGCGATGCGGCCGCGGACGCCGGGAGAGAAATCGAGGTGCTGGACCGCCGGACGGTCAAGAGCCACAGCGAGGGCGTCTGGCACGTCGTCGTGGACGCGCGAGTCGAGTGA
- a CDS encoding DUF2243 domain-containing protein has protein sequence MSSRLARGRRLLVGSGTLGFGFGALLDVVVFHLILQWHHLLSDRISTHSLHGLQANIYWDGVFALTMTGVMLVGAGLLWQSVNRSSEPRSGIRVVGGILVGVGLFNLFDGIVDHYLLGMHDVVHGTQAFNPHWVGASLLVLGLGILVLKR, from the coding sequence GTGAGTTCTCGACTCGCTCGCGGCCGTCGCCTGCTCGTCGGGAGCGGGACGCTCGGGTTCGGCTTCGGCGCGCTCCTCGACGTGGTGGTGTTCCACCTGATTCTCCAGTGGCACCACCTCCTCTCGGACCGCATCTCGACGCACAGCCTCCACGGCTTGCAGGCGAACATCTACTGGGACGGCGTGTTCGCGCTGACGATGACCGGCGTCATGCTCGTCGGCGCGGGCCTGCTGTGGCAGTCGGTGAATCGCTCCTCGGAACCGCGCTCCGGGATTCGGGTGGTCGGTGGAATTTTGGTCGGGGTCGGACTGTTCAACCTCTTCGACGGCATCGTGGACCACTATCTGCTGGGGATGCACGATGTGGTTCACGGGACTCAAGCGTTCAATCCTCACTGGGTCGGCGCGAGTCTGTTGGTTCTCGGACTGGGAATCCTCGTCCTGAAACGCTGA